One Papaver somniferum cultivar HN1 chromosome 10, ASM357369v1, whole genome shotgun sequence genomic window carries:
- the LOC113316022 gene encoding uncharacterized protein LOC113316022: MCIIGCGWVSTYIRNIDPKHWANSFFVGCRYRTHSSSNAKPFNKWIHHERDLPPASLVDELKVKIMRMSSEKRELGRTYLDSLTPIYKSLLKSHVDICLSWNVTESGNDIYEVHSPSSHDVDLMQMTCTCQRWKVFGFPCAHATAAITMKGSEILKYIQPYFGSNHFLNSYAPAIRPIPNYDRLEVYEPEERVLPGIPRPPPGRPPKKRIRSAYEKERRPMKCSNWKKIGNHDKSTCRVLMLE, encoded by the coding sequence ATGTGCATCATAGGATGTGGTTGGGTTTCCACGTACATCAGAAATATCGATCCCAAGCACTGGGCAAATTCTTTCTTCGTAGGATGTAGGTATAGGACACACTCATCAAGTAATGCAAAACCATTCAATAAATGGATTCATCATGAAAGGGATTTGCCTCCAGCTTCTCTTGTTGATGAGCTCAAGGTAAAGATTATGAGGATGAGTTCAGAAAAGCGTGAGCTTGGTAGAACTTATCTAGATAGTTTGACTCCCATCTATAAATCTTTACTCAAGTCACATGTCGATATATGTCTTTCATGGAATGTTACCGAGTCAGGTAATGATATATATGAGGTTCACTCTCCCAGCTCTCATGATGTTGATCTGATGCAGATGACGTGTACTTGCCAGAGATGGAAAGTGTTTGGCTTCCCTTGTGCACACGCCACTGCTGCTATTACTATGAAGGGTTCTGAGATTTTGAAGTATATTCAACCTTACTTTGGTTCAAATCATTTTCTCAATTCTTATGCTCCTGCAATTCGACCCATTCCCAACTACGACAGGCTTGAAGTGTATGAACCTGAAGAGAGAGTGCTTCCTGGTATTCCAAGGCCACCTCCAGGAAGACCACCAAAGAAGCGTATTCGCAGTGCCTATGAGAAGGAGAGGAGGCCTATGAAGTGCTCAAATTGGAAGAAGATTGGGAACCACGACAAATCTACCTGTCGTGTATTAATGCTGGAGTAG